DNA from Kogia breviceps isolate mKogBre1 chromosome 3, mKogBre1 haplotype 1, whole genome shotgun sequence:
atactcttccaaagaagacatgcagatgtccaacaggcacatgacaagaggctcaacactgctaatcatcagggaaatgcaaatcaaaaaccacagtgagaaatCACCTCCcaactgtcagaatggttatcatccaAAAGACCGAAAAAATAACTGTGGGCAAGGATgtgcagaaaaaggaaatttcatGCACTGTTGATAGAAATGCAAACtgatgtagccactatggaaaacagtgtggaggttcctcaaaaaattaaaaatagtactgccatatgatctagtaattctacttctgggtatttttccagaGAATAcaaaaaaactaattcaaaaatatatattctcccCAACGttcatatgttcattgcagcattatttacaataaccagaatATGAAAGTaaccatcaatagatgaatggataaacaaaatgacatatatatatatatatatatatatatatatatatatatatatacacacacatatatattcttagaaccagaaagcagaatggtggttgccaggggctgagggggacTGGGGAAATGTGGTGATgttggtcaaaaagtacaaacttccagttataagttgAATAAGTTCTAAAGATCTAATGTTTAGAACATTAGCATGGTGTTTACTGTTTATAATACCAttgtattgtatacctgaaatgtGCTGAAGGAGTAGATGTGAAGTGTtctcacaagaaaaaataattatggaGGTGCAAAAAAATCACTGAAGATATTCTATGATGatgatttattcatctatttaattTCAAGACAGATAAACCTCAAATATCGAACATGAGTGTCAACAGATAATGGAAGTATTCTTGTAATCATTCATCTAAATCTTCCTCCCACCTACCAAAAAGATGATTTTCTCAACTAAAAAGtacaaatttattctttggaacatATCCCTGTCCCTATGCAATTTTTAATGACGGTGTTCTTGAACAATGAAATATTTCActacaccttaaatatattatGGAAGCTACCTAATCAAACTGAGAGAAGAGTCGCCTTAGGCCCGAGCAAGAGCGGAAGGCAGGCGGGCGCGCACAGCGGCGGCCTGAGCGCCGGCGGGGGCTGGTGAGCCCCGCACCTTTGCTTCTCCTCAGCACCCGCGCCCTCGGACATGGTGGCCCCCGGCTCTGTGACCAGCCGGCTGGGCTCGGTGTTCCCCTTCCTGCTGCTCCTGGTGGACCTACAGTACGAAGGTGCTGAATGTGGAGTAAACGCAGATGTTGAGAAACATCTTGAATTGGGCAAGAAACTGCTTGCAGCTGGACAGCTAGCTGATGCCTTATCTCAAGTTTCATGCTGCAGTAGATGGTGACCCTGATAACTATATTGCTTATTATCAGAGAGCTACTGTCTTCTTAGCTATGGGCAAATCAAAAGCAGCACTTCCTGATTTAACTAAAGTGATTGAATTGAAGATGGATTTCACTGCAGCAAGATTACAGAGAGGTCACTTGTTACTCAAACAAGGAAAACTTGATGAAGcagaagatgatttttaaaaagtgctcagggcttccatggtggcgcagtggttgagaatccgcctgccgatgcaggggacacgggttcgtgctctggtctgggaagatcccacatccagcggagcggctgggcccgtgagccatggccgctgagcctgtgcgtccggagcctgtgctccgcaatgggagaggccacgacagtgagaggcccgcgtaccacaaaaaaaaaaaaaaagtgctcaaaTCAAATCcaagtgaaaatgaagaaaaggaagccCAGTCCCAATTTACCAAATCTGATGAAATGCAGCATTTGCGTTCACAAGCACTTGATGCTTTTGAAAGCTCAGATTATATTGCTGCTATAACCTTCCTTGGTAAGATTTTAGAGGTTTGTGTTTGGGATGCAGAACTACAGGAACTTCAAGCTGAATGTTTTATAAAAGAAGGGGAACCTAGGAAAGCGATAAGTGACTTAAAAGCTGCATCAAAATTGAAGAATGATAATACTGAGGCATTTTATAAAATCAGCACACTGTACTATGAGCTAGGAGACCATGAACTGTCTCTCAGTGAAGTTCGTGAACATCTTAAACTTGACCAGGATCATAAAAGGTGTTTTGCACACTATAAACAAGTCAAGAAACTTAATAAGCTGATTAAGTCAGCTGAAGAGCTCATCAAAGAAGGCAGATACACAGATGCGACCAGCAAATATGAATCTGTCATGAAAACAGAGCCAAGTATTTCTGAATATACAATTCGTTCAAAAGAAAGGATTTGCCACTGCTTTTCTAAGGATGAGAAGCCTGTTGAAGCTATTCGAGTGTGTTCGGAAGTTTTACAATTGGAACCTGACAATGTGAACGCTCTGAAAGACCTAGCAGAGGCCTATTTAATAGAAGAAATGTACGATGAAGCTATTCAGGGCTATGAAACTGCTCAGGAACACAATGAGAATGACCAGCAGATTCGAGAAGGTCTAGAGAAAGCACAGAGGCTACTGAAACAGTCGCAGAAATGAGATTATTATAAAATCTTGGGAGTAAAAAGAAATGCCAAAAAACAAGAAATCATTAAAGCATACCGAAAATTAGCACTGCGGTGACACCCAGATAACTTccagaatgaagaagaaaagaaaaaagctgagaAAAAGTTCATTGACATAGCAGCTGCTAAAGAAGTCCTCTCCGATCCAGAGATGAGGAAGAAGTTTGACGACAGAGAAGACGCCCTGGATGCAGAAAGCCAACAAGGAGGGGGCGGCAACCCTTTCCACAGAAGCTGGAACTCAtggcaagggttcaatcccttcAGCTCAGGCGGACCTTTTAGATTTAAATTCCACTTCAATTAAACCAACTGTTTTTctgctcttcattttttaaagattaaaaacaaaaaaaccttgttCCAGgatcttaatgaaaaaaaaaaaaaaaactgagagaaGAGTTTATAAGCCAGAtatttcaaagccagcagtgtccaatagaactttcaaACAATAGGCACATGTGGCTACtaggcacttgaaatgtggctagtgtgactaaagaattggtttttaaattaaatttaattgaattttaattttcatagccACATGTGCCTAATCCCatttcaaactattaaaaatttcaaataggaACAAGCTGACTAGATCTTCTGATTTGATTTAGAAGCTCTATTTATAGTATAAAATCTGAACCATTATCTTCCATTCATTACTAATTATATACCTACTCTTACTGTTTAATTCTTTTGACTCTTACATTTTACTTACTTGGGTTTAGATGACATGtctttgaaagagaatttagaccCTTCTTTAAGGCGATTTTTCAGTTCTTCAAGTTTGTGCAACTGCTTTACTATTTGTGCAATGCTTAAACTGACTGTTTTATCAGTTGCTGGAAACTCTGCTGAAAAAGTTTGACCTTTActtatctaaaataataaaattagtcaGTTACTTAGGAAATACTCATTTTTCTCCCATACCTCAAAGAAATTTCAACATTTCAtttatcatatataaataaatgttgtatTATTATCTATCTATAGCTATAATCACATACTAATATTTCACAATATTAGTGAAATTATATGAGCAATTGCCTAGCAACAGAATTATAGCTAAGTGTTGGCTTTTACATGTCAGAGCTCAAATTCAAtgttctgtttattattttaatatataagaaTTTTAAGCAAGttaaataacaattataacaGGATAAGTTAAAggcaattcaaaata
Protein-coding regions in this window:
- the LOC131753673 gene encoding LOW QUALITY PROTEIN: dnaJ homolog subfamily C member 3-like (The sequence of the model RefSeq protein was modified relative to this genomic sequence to represent the inferred CDS: deleted 1 base in 1 codon; substituted 2 bases at 2 genomic stop codons) translates to MVAPGSVTSRLGSVFPFLLLLVDLQYEGAECGVNADVEKHLELGKKLLAAGQLADALSQFHAAVDGDPDNYIAYYQRATVFLAMGKSKAALPDLTKVIELKMDFTAARLQRGHLLLKQGKLDEAEDDFKKVLKSNPSENEEKEAQSQFTKSDEMQHLRSQALDAFESSDYIAAITFLGKILEVCVWDAELQELQAECFIKEGEPRKAISDLKAASKLKNDNTEAFYKISTLYYELGDHELSLSEVREHLKLDQDHKRCFAHYKQVKKLNKLIKSAEELIKEGRYTDATSKYESVMKTEPSISEYTIRSKERICHCFSKDEKPVEAIRVCSEVLQLEPDNVNALKDLAEAYLIEEMYDEAIQGYETAQEHNENDQQIREGLEKAQRLLKQSQKXDYYKILGVKRNAKKQEIIKAYRKLALRXHPDNFQNEEEKKKAEKKFIDIAAAKEVLSDPEMRKKFDDREDALDAESQQGGGGNPFHRSWNSWQGFNPFSSGGPFRFKFHFN